A genome region from Ligilactobacillus cholophilus includes the following:
- a CDS encoding NfeD family protein, producing MGWFEIWLTIAIVGAITEMLTTQLISIWFTVSAIINLFLVIAHVSFQIQLWQFFISGILLAIVFRPIVLKLLPKFQPLNTADGIIGKKGVVIDNQRVKVDGQSWKYDSDQSLEIGDEIKVIDLSGVTLKVEKLSKGID from the coding sequence ATGGGCTGGTTTGAAATTTGGTTGACGATTGCAATAGTTGGTGCAATAACAGAAATGTTAACGACACAATTAATTTCAATTTGGTTTACCGTGAGTGCTATTATTAACTTATTTTTAGTAATAGCACATGTATCATTTCAAATTCAACTTTGGCAATTTTTTATCAGTGGAATTTTACTAGCAATTGTTTTTAGGCCAATAGTATTAAAATTGCTACCTAAATTTCAGCCATTGAACACAGCTGATGGAATTATTGGCAAAAAGGGAGTAGTAATCGATAATCAACGTGTTAAGGTAGATGGGCAATCATGGAAATATGATTCTGATCAATCCTTAGAAATTGGGGATGAAATTAAAGTTATTGATCTTAGTGGCGTAACTCTGAAAGTAGAAAAATTAAGTAAAGGGATTGATTAG
- a CDS encoding SPFH domain-containing protein, with protein sequence MLFIILLILLAVAMARCVKIVQQSEAYVVERMGSYFQTWSNGIHFKVPFIDNIVNVISLKERVMDLPAQSVITKDNVSMNIDTVMAIEITDPKLVTYGVDNLENALEKSVGTALRNVVGELELDQTLSERDSINAKMQNYMDEVTGKWGVKVNRVELKNIVPPAEIQNAMERQMKAERERRAQVTEAKGNKESQILQAQAEAEAAETEAKGRANAEIEQAKGKAQAIREVQQAYADSLTMISNANISDAALKLKAFEALKEIANGNATKLIVPSDLQDLTTLGSALKVSAEKEKIND encoded by the coding sequence ATGTTATTTATTATTTTATTGATTTTATTAGCTGTAGCGATGGCACGTTGTGTTAAAATTGTTCAACAATCAGAAGCATATGTTGTTGAAAGAATGGGAAGTTATTTTCAGACTTGGAGCAATGGTATTCATTTTAAAGTACCATTTATAGATAATATTGTTAATGTGATTTCATTGAAAGAACGTGTAATGGATTTACCTGCTCAAAGTGTAATTACAAAAGATAATGTTTCAATGAATATTGATACTGTAATGGCAATTGAAATTACAGATCCAAAACTTGTTACTTATGGTGTTGATAATTTAGAAAATGCTTTAGAAAAATCAGTAGGTACAGCTCTTAGAAATGTAGTTGGAGAATTAGAATTAGATCAAACTTTATCAGAACGTGATTCAATTAATGCTAAAATGCAAAACTATATGGATGAAGTTACTGGTAAGTGGGGTGTTAAAGTTAACCGAGTGGAATTAAAAAATATTGTTCCTCCTGCTGAAATCCAAAATGCAATGGAACGTCAAATGAAAGCAGAACGTGAACGTCGTGCCCAAGTCACAGAAGCTAAGGGTAATAAAGAATCTCAAATTTTACAAGCACAGGCGGAAGCAGAGGCTGCGGAAACGGAAGCTAAGGGTCGTGCTAATGCTGAAATTGAACAAGCTAAAGGTAAAGCACAAGCAATTCGTGAAGTTCAACAAGCTTATGCTGATAGTTTAACAATGATAAGTAATGCCAATATTAGCGATGCTGCATTGAAATTAAAAGCATTTGAAGCATTGAAAGAGATTGCTAACGGCAATGCAACGAAACTAATTGTACCAAGTGATTTGCAAGATTTAACGACATTAGGTTCTGCACTTAAAGTATCAGCAGAAAAAGAAAAAATTAATGATTAG